A section of the Paracoccaceae bacterium genome encodes:
- a CDS encoding decarboxylase, with protein sequence MLKTSALGDLLTTLIDRPVFGRRVKDGRDIRDICRALLSEGAESTVRQLATTILGRYIELDSTEKYAFFEFLNEELDLDPSKIAECARLYGDDPSLEYFRALSDASEPQRQTLFRKLNEAPGATAGIVRLRQDLLELMKERPQLARTDHDLVSLLRSWFNRGFLVMRQINWDSPASILEKIIAYEAVHEIGTWDDLRRRLQPTDRRCFGFFHPSMPDEPLIFVEVALNHGIPKSIESVLADTRKEIGAEDANTAVFYSISNCQKGLAGVSFGNSLIKQVARDLSHDFPNIKTFVTLSPIPGLMCWLQKLGLPKDEGDPRHIERLAARYLLTAKAADGLPLDPVARFHLANGALVHAIHTDANRSEIGKAQSAGAMVNYRYDLSRIAKYSAQFSKRKQIAAAPAVKNLAKQAATESRRQDAGKLLE encoded by the coding sequence ATGTTGAAAACCAGTGCGCTCGGCGATCTCTTGACAACGCTCATAGACCGACCTGTCTTTGGCCGGCGTGTGAAAGACGGGCGCGACATCCGCGACATCTGCCGCGCGCTGCTGTCCGAGGGGGCAGAATCGACCGTGCGCCAACTGGCCACCACCATACTTGGTCGCTACATCGAATTGGACAGCACTGAAAAATACGCGTTCTTCGAATTTTTGAATGAAGAACTGGACCTGGACCCGAGCAAAATCGCGGAATGCGCGCGCCTGTACGGCGATGATCCGTCATTGGAATACTTTCGGGCCCTGTCTGACGCGTCAGAGCCGCAAAGGCAGACACTGTTTCGCAAATTGAACGAGGCACCCGGTGCCACCGCCGGGATTGTGCGGCTGCGGCAGGATCTTCTGGAGCTGATGAAGGAACGGCCACAGCTTGCCCGAACCGATCATGATCTGGTGTCCCTGCTGCGCAGCTGGTTCAATCGCGGCTTTCTGGTGATGCGGCAGATCAATTGGGACAGCCCGGCATCGATACTGGAAAAAATTATCGCTTACGAAGCCGTGCATGAGATCGGCACCTGGGACGATTTACGCCGAAGGCTTCAGCCGACCGACCGGCGGTGCTTTGGCTTTTTTCACCCCTCGATGCCGGATGAACCGCTGATATTCGTCGAAGTTGCGCTGAACCACGGGATTCCAAAATCAATCGAATCCGTCCTGGCAGATACACGCAAAGAGATCGGCGCCGAAGACGCCAATACAGCGGTATTTTATTCCATTTCCAACTGCCAGAAAGGGTTGGCTGGTGTTTCGTTTGGCAATTCACTGATCAAACAGGTCGCGCGTGATCTTTCACATGACTTCCCCAATATCAAAACCTTCGTGACGCTGTCGCCAATTCCCGGGCTGATGTGTTGGTTGCAGAAATTGGGCCTGCCAAAGGACGAAGGCGATCCGCGCCATATTGAACGGCTGGCGGCGCGTTACCTGCTGACCGCGAAGGCAGCGGATGGGCTTCCGCTGGATCCCGTCGCCAGATTTCACCTTGCCAATGGCGCCCTTGTGCATGCCATTCACACAGACGCCAACAGATCGGAAATTGGCAAGGCACAATCCGCGGGCGCGATGGTGAATTATCGCTATGATCTTTCGAGAATTGCCAAATACTCGGCGCAATTCTCCAAGCGCAAACAGATCGCTGCCGCGCCGGCTGTCAAAAACCTGGCAAAACAGGCCGCGACGGAATCGCGGCGTCAGGATGCTGGTAAGTTATTGGAATAG
- a CDS encoding peroxidase-related enzyme (This protein belongs to a clade of uncharacterized proteins related to peroxidases such as the alkylhydroperoxidase AhpD.), giving the protein MKKLFPSLPEDASLGSLFQMFGEKLAPWCQYESLVMRGESELSAAERELIAAYVSGLNACSYCHDAHTIFAHAYGIEPSVIEALIDDPDSAQVDHRMKPVLAYVAKLTLSPSRMTEADAQAVYDAGWSERALFDAIQVCGVFNLVNRLIEGTGIANVARGPATLDEQAVEKFTSNSFYTDFGRSNGLDVK; this is encoded by the coding sequence ATGAAGAAGCTGTTTCCTTCGCTTCCCGAGGATGCGTCGCTCGGTAGTCTGTTCCAGATGTTTGGGGAAAAACTCGCGCCCTGGTGCCAATATGAGAGTCTTGTGATGCGCGGAGAGAGTGAGCTTTCTGCCGCCGAACGCGAATTAATTGCCGCCTATGTTTCCGGATTGAACGCCTGCTCTTATTGTCACGATGCACACACTATCTTTGCCCACGCATATGGTATTGAGCCAAGCGTGATTGAGGCGCTGATAGACGACCCAGATTCAGCACAGGTTGATCACCGGATGAAGCCTGTTCTTGCGTATGTTGCAAAGCTCACTTTGTCGCCTTCGCGTATGACAGAAGCGGACGCACAGGCTGTCTATGATGCTGGATGGTCCGAACGCGCTTTGTTCGATGCCATACAGGTTTGTGGCGTGTTCAATTTGGTGAACCGCCTTATCGAGGGAACCGGTATTGCAAATGTTGCCCGCGGCCCGGCAACGCTTGATGAACAGGCCGTGGAAAAGTTCACCAGCAATTCGTTCTATACTGATTTTGGCAGATCCAATGGTCTTGACGTAAAATAG
- a CDS encoding TRAP transporter large permease subunit, which yields MSPVEIGFASVGAIVLLIYLGVYIPIALGAVSFVSIWLMRDNFTLAMNLLKIAIGDSAMEYTFATIPLFTFMGLIVSKAGLGADVYEVMSTGFRRVKGGIGMATVGANAVFAAVTGSSIASASVFSKVSVPQMLGHDYNPRFAVGVVAGSSVLGMIIPPSAMLIIYSFVAEQSVGEMFLAGVVPGIMLAVAYIGAIWAMGRLTPGFVGGRPATDYERMPAGEIASKTLPVVGLILVVLGGIYTGWLTPVEAGAAGALVALGIAIVRRSMSWRDFWHALLETGHITAFLLFLITAASIYSRMLGLAGVPNQLADMLAGNQSSFFTIMVLYVILMLFLGTLLDTASIILIVVPLFLPLIEPMGLSLVWFGIITVVGAEIGLLTPPLGISCFVIKSTLDDPRISLKDVFMGALPFAGVMLIVLILLIRFPALSLAILN from the coding sequence ATGAGTCCGGTCGAAATCGGCTTCGCCTCGGTCGGGGCCATCGTCCTGCTGATCTATCTGGGCGTCTATATCCCCATCGCCCTGGGTGCGGTCAGCTTCGTGTCGATCTGGCTGATGCGTGACAACTTCACGCTGGCAATGAACCTGCTGAAAATCGCCATCGGCGATTCTGCGATGGAATACACATTCGCCACCATTCCGCTGTTTACATTCATGGGGCTGATCGTCTCCAAGGCCGGGCTGGGCGCGGATGTATATGAGGTTATGTCCACCGGATTCCGCCGGGTAAAAGGCGGCATCGGCATGGCCACGGTCGGGGCAAACGCGGTGTTTGCCGCCGTCACAGGATCATCCATCGCTTCGGCCTCGGTGTTTTCCAAGGTCTCAGTCCCGCAGATGCTGGGCCATGACTATAACCCGCGTTTCGCGGTGGGCGTCGTCGCAGGATCCAGCGTGCTTGGCATGATCATCCCGCCCTCGGCGATGCTGATCATCTATTCTTTCGTCGCCGAACAATCCGTGGGCGAAATGTTCCTGGCCGGGGTCGTCCCCGGCATCATGCTGGCCGTCGCCTATATCGGCGCGATCTGGGCCATGGGCCGTCTGACACCCGGATTTGTCGGCGGACGCCCCGCGACGGATTACGAGCGTATGCCAGCCGGCGAAATCGCCTCCAAAACCCTGCCCGTGGTGGGGCTGATCCTTGTCGTACTCGGCGGCATCTACACCGGCTGGCTGACCCCGGTTGAGGCAGGCGCAGCTGGAGCTTTGGTCGCCCTTGGCATCGCCATCGTCCGCCGTTCGATGTCCTGGCGCGATTTCTGGCACGCGCTTCTTGAAACCGGCCACATCACCGCCTTCCTGCTGTTCCTGATCACCGCCGCCTCGATCTATTCGCGGATGCTGGGGCTGGCCGGGGTGCCGAACCAACTGGCCGACATGCTTGCGGGCAACCAGAGCAGTTTCTTCACGATCATGGTCCTTTACGTGATCCTGATGCTGTTCCTGGGCACGCTTCTGGACACCGCCTCGATCATCCTGATTGTCGTGCCGCTGTTCCTGCCACTGATCGAACCGATGGGCCTCAGCCTTGTTTGGTTTGGCATTATCACAGTCGTAGGTGCCGAAATCGGGTTGCTCACGCCGCCGCTCGGCATCTCTTGCTTCGTCATCAAATCAACACTGGACGACCCGCGCATTAGCCTCAAAGATGTGTTCATGGGCGCATTGCCGTTTGCAGGCGTCATGCTGATTGTACTGATCCTGCTGATCCGGTTCCCGGCGCTCAGCCTGGCAATCCTGAACTAA
- a CDS encoding OsmC family peroxiredoxin, producing MAIRQKTTITVKMSGKGTSHARSEVYSPDLTVAIDEPVARGGTNTGFSPTETAYAALIGCTNVIGNKCADKLGVDIGHLTFEMEIDFDRRGVLLMEEVDVPFKAVRLDVTADGPASEEDIRRVGLETDKYCPIGKLYQQAGTDLTVTWRKG from the coding sequence ATGGCCATCCGACAGAAAACCACCATCACAGTGAAAATGTCCGGCAAAGGCACAAGCCATGCCCGGTCCGAAGTCTATTCGCCCGACCTGACTGTCGCGATTGACGAACCCGTCGCGCGCGGCGGCACCAACACCGGGTTTTCGCCGACCGAAACCGCCTATGCGGCGCTGATCGGTTGCACCAACGTCATCGGTAACAAATGCGCCGACAAGCTGGGCGTCGACATCGGCCACCTGACTTTCGAGATGGAGATCGACTTTGACCGTCGCGGCGTTCTGCTGATGGAAGAAGTCGACGTGCCCTTCAAGGCCGTGCGGCTGGACGTGACCGCCGACGGCCCGGCCTCGGAAGAAGATATCAGGCGTGTCGGGCTCGAAACCGACAAATACTGCCCTATCGGCAAACTCTATCAGCAGGCCGGAACGGACCTGACTGTAACCTGGCGCAAGGGCTGA
- a CDS encoding hydroxyquinol 1,2-dioxygenase, translating to MRNVTKDNITEVFLGYFGKDTDPRLMEIMTSLATHLHAFVKDTGLTHAEWEKGIQLLEWAGEISDKERHEFVLLSDVLGVSSLVDMVNTVEGGTSSSVLGPFHITDAPAIPMGHDMKRHYEGAVLMATGVVQDMHGNPIEGASLDIWQTAPNGLYSSQDDEQDTYSFHGIQTTGADGRYGFTTVKPVSYTVPTDGPVGEILNATGRHPWRPSHLHFIAKADGFKTLVSEVFADDDPYLDQDTVFGVREDLVMRYVEQPAGSFPSEGFDLSGKVDGPWLKVDFDLVLTPA from the coding sequence ATGCGCAACGTCACAAAGGACAACATCACCGAGGTGTTCCTCGGCTATTTCGGCAAAGACACCGACCCGCGCCTGATGGAGATCATGACCTCTTTGGCGACCCATCTGCATGCTTTCGTCAAAGATACGGGGCTGACCCACGCCGAATGGGAAAAGGGCATCCAGCTGCTGGAATGGGCGGGCGAGATTTCCGACAAGGAGCGGCATGAATTCGTGCTACTGTCCGATGTGCTTGGGGTGTCGTCGCTGGTCGATATGGTCAATACCGTCGAAGGTGGAACCTCATCCTCGGTCCTTGGCCCGTTTCATATCACCGATGCCCCGGCGATTCCGATGGGTCACGACATGAAGCGCCATTATGAGGGTGCCGTGTTGATGGCCACTGGCGTGGTGCAAGACATGCACGGCAATCCGATCGAAGGCGCCAGCCTCGATATCTGGCAGACTGCGCCAAATGGTCTTTATTCCAGCCAGGACGACGAACAGGATACCTATTCCTTCCATGGTATTCAGACGACCGGGGCCGATGGCCGCTATGGATTCACGACCGTAAAGCCAGTCAGCTATACGGTGCCGACCGATGGCCCGGTTGGTGAAATCCTGAACGCCACCGGGCGCCATCCGTGGCGCCCAAGCCATCTGCATTTCATCGCCAAGGCCGATGGCTTCAAAACGCTGGTTTCCGAAGTGTTCGCCGACGACGATCCCTATCTGGATCAGGACACGGTGTTTGGCGTGCGCGAAGATCTGGTCATGCGCTACGTCGAACAACCCGCGGGATCATTTCCGTCAGAAGGGTTTGACCTGTCCGGCAAAGTCGATGGTCCCTGGCTGAAAGTCGACTTCGATCTGGTGCTGACGCCCGCCTGA
- a CDS encoding IS1182 family transposase, whose product MMGPRQEAQAALFYEFSLEDHVPQDHLLRSIDRFVDLSSIRAHLADFYSHTGRPSIDPELLIRMLIVGYCFGIRSERRLCEEVHLNLAYRWFCRLDLADRVPDHSTFSKNRHGRFRESELLRHLFETTVARCIAEGLVSGQRLAVDASLIEADANKQYSAPKEEWDIARIDADAAPRAVREYLDTLDEAAFGAATPVEPKFTSYSDPASQWTAARKGPAFFAYSDNYLIDTDHGVIVDVEATRSIRQAEVGSTKTMLKRAKERFDLHPERLIADTAYGSGPMLGWLVGEKIAPHIPVFDKAGRTDGTWSRADFEWDAENNQYICPEGEALKQFRRNYSDPNRGPTGKGVAKYQALKHTCQSCPSKPKCCPNADARKITREEHEDARDIARAIAKTPQYKISVKLRKKVEMLFAHLKRILGLGRLRLRGPCGANDEFLLAATAQNLRKLAKIFPAPQQTRKA is encoded by the coding sequence ATGATGGGACCGAGGCAGGAAGCACAGGCGGCGCTGTTCTATGAGTTCTCGCTGGAAGACCATGTCCCGCAAGATCACCTGCTGCGATCGATTGATCGTTTCGTCGATCTGAGCAGCATCCGCGCCCATCTTGCCGATTTCTACAGCCACACCGGTCGTCCTTCGATCGATCCTGAACTGCTGATCCGGATGCTGATCGTCGGTTACTGCTTCGGCATCCGGTCCGAGCGGCGGCTCTGTGAAGAGGTACACTTGAACCTCGCGTACAGGTGGTTTTGTCGGCTCGACCTGGCCGATCGGGTGCCGGATCACTCGACCTTTTCAAAGAACCGGCATGGTCGGTTCCGCGAGAGTGAGCTGCTGCGCCATCTCTTCGAGACCACGGTCGCGCGATGCATCGCCGAAGGTCTCGTCAGCGGTCAGCGCCTGGCCGTCGATGCCAGCTTGATCGAGGCGGATGCCAACAAGCAGTACTCTGCGCCAAAGGAAGAATGGGACATTGCGCGGATCGATGCAGACGCTGCACCCCGCGCGGTCCGCGAGTATCTCGACACTCTGGATGAGGCCGCATTCGGAGCAGCGACACCGGTCGAGCCAAAGTTCACGTCCTATTCCGACCCAGCCAGCCAGTGGACGGCGGCGCGTAAGGGTCCCGCATTTTTTGCCTACTCCGACAACTATCTCATCGATACCGATCATGGTGTCATCGTCGACGTGGAAGCGACACGGTCGATCCGTCAAGCCGAGGTGGGGTCAACCAAGACGATGCTGAAGCGGGCCAAAGAGCGCTTCGATCTTCATCCCGAACGGCTGATCGCCGACACCGCCTACGGATCGGGACCCATGCTCGGATGGCTGGTGGGTGAAAAGATCGCACCGCACATCCCGGTCTTCGACAAAGCCGGGCGCACCGATGGCACCTGGTCCCGAGCTGACTTCGAATGGGATGCCGAGAACAATCAATACATCTGCCCGGAAGGCGAGGCTCTGAAGCAGTTCCGCCGAAACTACTCCGACCCCAATCGCGGCCCAACCGGCAAGGGCGTGGCCAAGTACCAAGCGCTGAAGCACACCTGCCAATCCTGTCCTTCCAAGCCGAAGTGCTGCCCGAATGCCGACGCCCGTAAGATCACCCGTGAGGAACATGAGGACGCTCGCGACATCGCCCGCGCAATCGCCAAAACGCCGCAATACAAGATCTCGGTGAAGCTCCGGAAGAAGGTCGAAATGCTCTTTGCCCACCTCAAGCGCATTCTCGGCCTGGGACGGCTCCGATTACGTGGACCATGCGGCGCAAATGACGAATTCCTGCTCGCCGCCACTGCCCAAAACCTTCGCAAACTGGCAAAGATCTTTCCTGCACCGCAGCAAACGCGCAAAGCCTGA
- a CDS encoding FCD domain-containing protein: protein MKQSANDPKSTQSSTQRVYLRLRDDIITGRLVPGERLKIESLKNSLDTGSSPVREALSLLTSDQLVERLDQRGFRVAETSNAQFREILDLRCNLEELAVRESLAHADAGWEDHLVLAHHHMAQASRRDAEAYEKLHKNFHMAMLAACPSPILLRFCSQLYDLNVRYRYLAARSEGYGRRNVEAEHRAILDAAVARDVDAVCENLLDHYRKTGAFLAELLGL from the coding sequence ATGAAACAATCCGCCAATGATCCGAAGTCGACGCAGTCTTCAACGCAGCGTGTTTATCTAAGACTACGCGATGACATCATAACCGGGCGGCTGGTTCCGGGCGAGAGATTGAAGATCGAATCTCTGAAAAACTCTTTGGATACAGGGTCTTCGCCTGTTCGCGAAGCGTTGAGCCTGCTGACCTCGGATCAATTGGTCGAACGGTTGGACCAGCGCGGATTTCGCGTGGCCGAAACCAGCAACGCCCAATTCCGAGAGATTCTGGACCTGCGATGCAATCTTGAAGAGCTGGCGGTACGAGAATCCCTGGCACATGCCGATGCCGGCTGGGAGGATCACCTGGTTCTGGCCCATCACCATATGGCGCAGGCCAGCCGGCGTGACGCAGAAGCCTATGAAAAACTTCACAAAAACTTTCACATGGCGATGTTGGCTGCCTGCCCGTCGCCGATCCTGTTGCGGTTTTGCAGCCAGCTTTATGATCTGAATGTGCGCTATCGGTATCTTGCGGCACGCTCTGAAGGATATGGGCGCCGCAATGTCGAGGCCGAGCATCGCGCAATACTGGACGCGGCGGTGGCGCGGGACGTCGATGCCGTTTGCGAAAATCTGCTTGATCACTACCGCAAGACCGGCGCGTTTTTGGCGGAATTGCTTGGCCTGTAA
- a CDS encoding substrate-binding domain-containing protein, giving the protein MVPTIENSIFSDTIQGISDVLERAGYQLLLGCTSYDLKKEEKLTRAFLGRRPDGVILTGTSHSDKTRKLLENADIPIVEMWDLSDNQIDNGVGFDNFQAGYEIARYMLECGFSNIGYVAPTLSHEAHESRAAKRSAGIYAAFENAGRSAPLRRNVDDPLNIDECGVIAADFVASQKELDAIICSSEVIGVGAIKELQHRGWKIPSQISIAGIGDANIAGLVHPGLTTIRILGRRIGERSAEVVLEHLKDPSRARIQDDIGFQLVVRDSTR; this is encoded by the coding sequence ATGGTCCCGACAATTGAGAATTCGATCTTCAGCGACACGATCCAGGGAATTTCAGACGTACTTGAAAGGGCTGGATATCAGTTGCTTTTGGGCTGTACGTCCTACGATCTGAAGAAAGAAGAAAAACTGACCCGCGCGTTCCTGGGGCGTCGGCCGGACGGTGTCATCTTAACGGGCACGTCTCATTCCGACAAAACTAGGAAACTCCTTGAAAATGCGGACATTCCCATTGTCGAAATGTGGGACCTGTCCGACAACCAGATAGACAATGGCGTCGGCTTCGACAATTTTCAGGCTGGGTATGAGATTGCGCGCTATATGCTGGAATGCGGATTTTCCAATATCGGCTATGTTGCCCCGACGCTCAGCCACGAAGCACATGAAAGCCGCGCCGCAAAGCGTAGCGCCGGCATCTATGCTGCCTTTGAAAACGCCGGCCGGTCTGCGCCCCTTCGCCGCAACGTGGACGATCCCCTGAATATCGATGAATGCGGTGTGATCGCGGCAGATTTCGTTGCCTCGCAAAAGGAATTGGACGCCATCATCTGCTCGAGCGAGGTTATCGGCGTCGGCGCCATAAAGGAGTTGCAACACCGCGGCTGGAAAATCCCCAGTCAGATCAGCATTGCCGGTATCGGTGATGCCAATATCGCCGGATTGGTCCACCCCGGCCTGACCACCATTCGAATTCTGGGCAGAAGAATTGGCGAACGCTCTGCCGAGGTGGTGCTGGAACATCTGAAAGACCCGAGCAGGGCCCGAATTCAAGATGACATCGGATTTCAGCTTGTGGTTCGCGATAGCACAAGGTGA
- a CDS encoding malonic semialdehyde reductase has translation MHPAVDAQDARALAQQAVRDLRGRIERLDDDAIDLILRDARNHYKWTDRPVPAGIIEQAYQIAARGPTSMNSCPARFIFVTSQAGKDKLAKSLKPLNVPKMQAAPITIILAYDLEFWTHLPVLFPHEDRTHFFRDKPEFTQETAFRNSTLQGGYFMVAARALGLDIGAMSGFDNAIVDAEFFAGTSMRSNFLINMGYADESALFQRLPRLAFEDACKFV, from the coding sequence CTGCACCCGGCAGTCGACGCTCAGGATGCGCGCGCGCTGGCGCAACAAGCGGTTCGTGATTTGCGCGGGCGGATTGAACGCCTGGATGACGATGCGATCGACCTGATCCTGCGGGACGCACGCAATCACTATAAATGGACGGATCGCCCGGTGCCCGCCGGGATTATCGAACAGGCGTATCAGATTGCGGCGCGTGGTCCGACCAGCATGAACAGTTGCCCGGCGCGATTCATCTTCGTGACCAGCCAGGCCGGGAAAGACAAGCTGGCGAAGTCATTGAAACCGCTGAACGTTCCCAAGATGCAGGCGGCACCGATCACAATCATCCTCGCCTATGATCTGGAGTTCTGGACCCATCTGCCGGTCCTGTTCCCGCACGAAGATCGGACGCATTTTTTTCGTGACAAGCCAGAGTTCACGCAGGAAACCGCTTTTCGCAACTCTACCCTGCAAGGCGGTTATTTCATGGTGGCGGCGCGCGCGCTGGGGTTGGACATCGGCGCTATGTCAGGCTTCGACAATGCCATCGTCGATGCGGAATTTTTCGCCGGGACCAGCATGAGGTCCAATTTTCTGATAAATATGGGCTACGCAGACGAATCCGCCCTGTTCCAGCGCTTGCCCCGCCTCGCGTTCGAAGACGCCTGCAAATTTGTATGA
- a CDS encoding TRAP transporter small permease subunit, with protein sequence MQSLISAATSLWRLGGGVAIAANAVGTLVVLALVGVVSFDIVARGLFNAPFLGAVEVVQFSMVLIVFLQLPDVVRVNRLTRSDGFLTVIGPRYPRLARALQRAIDTLSAVFMALVAVAIFPEFTEMWHTKDYFGVPGVFTAPWWPIKLVILLSAALCTLLFVLKVVLPMARTQIARAPEPQSAPE encoded by the coding sequence ATGCAGTCCCTGATATCGGCCGCAACCAGCCTTTGGAGGCTGGGCGGCGGGGTGGCCATCGCGGCAAACGCGGTGGGTACCCTGGTCGTATTGGCCCTGGTCGGCGTCGTCAGCTTTGACATCGTCGCGCGCGGGCTGTTCAACGCCCCGTTTCTGGGCGCTGTCGAAGTGGTGCAATTCTCGATGGTGCTGATCGTGTTCCTGCAATTGCCTGATGTGGTGCGGGTGAACCGCTTGACCCGCTCGGACGGTTTCCTGACCGTGATCGGCCCGCGCTATCCGCGACTGGCGCGCGCCCTGCAACGCGCCATCGACACGCTGTCGGCGGTGTTCATGGCGCTGGTTGCCGTCGCCATTTTCCCCGAATTCACCGAGATGTGGCACACCAAGGATTACTTTGGCGTTCCCGGCGTCTTTACCGCGCCATGGTGGCCGATCAAACTGGTCATCTTGCTCAGCGCCGCCCTCTGCACACTGTTGTTCGTGCTGAAAGTTGTCCTGCCCATGGCAAGAACCCAAATCGCCCGCGCGCCCGAACCGCAAAGCGCCCCGGAATGA
- a CDS encoding C4-dicarboxylate ABC transporter codes for MIATFTRRTALGLAIALTTAPAFAAETIKAVVIDGYPARALWVAEFTNFFIPEVDKRLAANGNYVMEWQESYGGAIVKPKSVLEGVKLGLGDIGIVTTIFHSSKLPSQAISAVTPFVAADSRAVAKAVDEIAREYPTMQNEMAAQNQVYLATGVVLDTYQVFSKNPVSGLKDIEGGKVAGAGMNLRYLEGIEGAAGVRGGLTDFYNMLQTGLVDHAMLWPEAAKTFKIAEVAPYMLKADLGAVNSKTITVNKDYWDGLPEEVQGVLKDVAIAYRDHVAGIAMDRAAASREAYVAAGGTIVDLDPAERAAWAAAIPNIAAEWAADLDGKGEPGTDMLNAYLGKLKDAGYTGVRDWSAVTN; via the coding sequence ATGATCGCAACATTCACACGCCGCACGGCCCTTGGCCTTGCCATAGCGCTGACCACTGCCCCGGCCTTCGCTGCCGAGACTATCAAGGCAGTTGTCATCGACGGCTATCCAGCGCGCGCGCTCTGGGTTGCTGAGTTCACCAATTTCTTCATTCCCGAGGTCGACAAACGCCTGGCCGCAAACGGCAATTACGTGATGGAGTGGCAGGAAAGCTATGGCGGCGCGATCGTCAAACCCAAAAGCGTGCTGGAAGGCGTCAAGCTGGGCCTGGGCGATATCGGCATTGTCACCACCATCTTCCATTCCTCGAAACTGCCCAGCCAGGCGATTTCCGCAGTGACCCCCTTCGTCGCCGCCGATTCCCGCGCTGTGGCCAAGGCCGTGGACGAAATAGCCCGCGAATACCCGACCATGCAGAACGAGATGGCCGCCCAGAACCAGGTCTATCTGGCGACCGGCGTGGTTCTGGATACTTATCAGGTGTTCTCGAAAAACCCGGTCAGTGGTCTGAAAGACATCGAAGGCGGCAAGGTCGCTGGCGCGGGCATGAATCTGCGTTACCTCGAAGGTATTGAAGGTGCCGCCGGTGTGCGCGGCGGTCTGACGGATTTCTACAACATGTTGCAAACGGGTCTTGTGGATCACGCAATGCTCTGGCCGGAAGCCGCCAAGACCTTCAAGATCGCAGAAGTCGCGCCTTACATGCTGAAGGCGGACCTTGGCGCGGTGAATTCCAAGACCATCACCGTCAACAAAGATTACTGGGATGGCCTGCCGGAAGAAGTTCAGGGCGTGTTGAAAGACGTTGCCATCGCCTATCGCGATCACGTCGCGGGTATCGCCATGGACCGCGCAGCTGCCAGCCGCGAAGCCTATGTTGCCGCTGGCGGAACAATCGTCGATCTGGACCCGGCTGAACGTGCTGCCTGGGCGGCCGCGATCCCGAATATTGCAGCTGAATGGGCCGCCGATCTGGACGGCAAGGGCGAACCCGGCACAGACATGCTGAACGCCTATCTCGGCAAGTTGAAGGACGCTGGCTATACCGGCGTGCGCGACTGGTCCGCAGTGACCAACTGA